A window from Branchiostoma lanceolatum isolate klBraLanc5 chromosome 9, klBraLanc5.hap2, whole genome shotgun sequence encodes these proteins:
- the LOC136442229 gene encoding uncharacterized protein, giving the protein MKDNKESRKMSKKPRCAKDPLPKLPEEDGDPMCSSPVSQPRLQSAEKVDILPSTNSYEDVDRNVPRKHQGKSGSYRGASRERHTSGRVKAEIRGGIQGPRDGGDEPVDTRCPMDPLPMLPDDPCAARLFLATRPRVETTVDQVKAATCAHTYEDFIDSSVNEHRGQAELTGNTAGPGYHYYTGMDQAYLDAQEDGNSPQGQCAEDVTLIRRCVLNLRPILGYVVAFCAGIAVAAIMAVIINGVIPNHQGPQGHLGPKILMPTTDLDIAPTNSTIVTMGTTVVESLLVTLATSTTRPVKTTLMTLPPISTADDERGTEPLLTDSTSCASLRPLPGRSTGVYTMNIAGRNVPVLCDMDTAGGGWTVIQRRFDGSVDFGRRWKDYSDGFGHPSGEHWLGLKHVHELTSRGRWTLRIDLERRDSDLTSLTPDPTLEPDAETVFWAEYGFRVSSESTNYRLCLAGFTGTAGDSMNTVAYPWNAAGGMMFSTPDRDNDGSRSRHCAGRLKSGWWYNDCTLSGLNNKYPDNDGPCNSKDYMEWHFLSDRFHCLSKVSMKIRPADF; this is encoded by the exons ATGAAGGACAACAAGGAAAGCAGGAAAATGTCCAAGAAACCGAGATGTGCCAAGGATCCACTTCCAAAGTTACCCGAGGAGGATGGAGACCCCATGTGCTCTTCACCAG TATCACAGCCGAGACTGCAAAGTGCAGAAAAAGTGGACATCCTTCCATCTACCAACAGTTATGAGGATGTTGATAGAAATGTTCCAAGAAAACATCAAGGAAAATCTGGGTCATATAGAGGAG CTTCTAGGGAAAGGCACACATCAGGGAGGGTGAAGGCTGAAATTCGGGGAGGGATTCAAGGCCCCAGGGATGGAGGGGATGAACCAGTGGACACCAGGTGTCCCATGGACCCTCTGCCCATGCTGCCTGATGATCCATGTGCTGCTCGTCTGTTCTTGG CGACACGGCCGAGAGTGGAAACTACGGTGGACCAGGTGAAAGCAGCCACATGTGCGCACACTTATGAAGACTTTATTGACAGCTCTGTCAATGAACATCGTGGACAAGCTGAGTTGACCGGAAATACCG CTGGCCCAGGTTACCATTACTACACTGGTATGGACCAGGCTTACCTGGACGCACAGGAAGACGGTAACTCCCCACAAGGGCAGTGTGCCGAGGACGTGACACTCATCAGAAGATGCGTCCTGAATCTCAGACCGATCCTCGGGTACGTGGTGGCCTTTTGCGCCGGCATCGCCGTAGCTGCAATTATGGCAGTGATCATCAACGGCGTCATCCCAAACCACCAGGGACCACAAGGCCACCTGGGACCCAAGATTCTTATGCCG ACTACAGATCTAGACATAGCTCCTACAAATTCTACTATCGTAACCATGGGAACCACAGTAGTGGAGTCCCTCCTGGTTACCTTGGCGACCAGCACAACACGCCCTGTCAAAACAACTTTGATGACATTGCCGCCAATCTCAACAGCTGACG ATGAACGCGGGACAGAACCATTATTAACTGATTCGACGTCCTGCGCGTCCCTCCGTCCCCTGCCCGGCCGCAGTACTGGAGTCTACACCATGAACATCGCTGGCCGGAATGTTCCGGTTCTCTGTGACATGGACACAGCTGGAGGAG GTTGGACAGTCATCCAGCGGCGCTTCGACGGAAGTGTGGACTTCGGCAGGAGGTGGAAAGACTACAGCGATGGCTTCGGTCATCCGTCCGGAGAGCACTGGCTTGGGCTGAAACATGTCCATGAACTGACCAGTCGGGGCAGGTGGACACTCAGGATTGACTTGGAGAGACGGGACAG CGACCTCACCAGCCTCACTCCAGACCCTACTCTTGAACCTGATGCGGAAACTGTCTTTTGGGCTGAATACGGCTTCCGTGTGAGCAGCGAGAGCACCAACTACCGGCTCTGCCTGGCAGGTTTCACTGGTACAGCTGGAGACTCCATGAATACAGTGGCCTACCCATGGAATGCAGCCGGTGGCATGATGTTCTCGACGCCAGACAGAGACAACGACGGATCTCGGAGCAGACACTGCGCGGGGCGACTGAAGAGTGGCTGGTGGTACAACGACTGCACGTTGTCAGGACTCAACAACAAGTATCCGGACAACGACGGGCCCTGCAACAGCAAGGATTACATGGAATGGCACTTTTTGTCCGATAGATTTCACTGTTTGAGCAAAGTGTCGATGAAAATAAGACCAGCAGATTTCTGA
- the LOC136441499 gene encoding protein SCAI-like: MSDEEIPEHERKIVTEFCYLLDKSKQLFNGLRDLPQYGQRQWQAYFGRTFDVYTKLWKFQQQNRQVLDTRYGLKRWQIGEIASKIGQLYYHYYLRTSETNYLHESFSFYSAIRMRAYYSKANKEDKPDLMVKKLRYYARFIVVCLLLNKTHLVRDLVRELSKQIQDYGSTYDPGDQLEWSLVLGEVQAFLDAEPLVILDTESSPVTISQRLQKDTVPPLEPGTEVRLTLQEVIIVGNRKDQVKFSELTVDMFRMLQTLEREPEGLDATEQAANGAQMEKEGETVESEDNIAGKRENPHKYLLYKPTFSQLYTFLASGFKELPPDGVMLVYLSSTGSTGCSKPEDEGAYDFGGVLTNSRKEGEELMKKSKLLKDMHCLHPGDLYPFTRKPLFLVVDSENSEVFKNMPNLFGQPRVCLLSPIVVPAEVVDEIAKGSLFTLFLHCPLTGLLTICKLSDIPIASWERAQRQVGRILEEIARLMMGCRNVDGMYHQFYGDEFLRLLLLRFVFCYCVFRLHRAFKGPAYYPQCHPELPKNEVLEALTVQKQLLDLASTLDIRAMFYEIDESLE; encoded by the exons ATGTCTGATGAAGAGATCCCGGAACACGAGAGAAAGATTGTGACTGAGTTCTGCTATCTGCTGGACAAGTCCAAACAACTGTTCAATGGACTCAG AGATTTACCCCAGTATGGCCAGCGTCAGTGGCAGGCGTACTTTGGCAGAACCTTTGATGTCTACACTAAGCTGTGGAAATTCCAGCAACAAAACAG ACAAGTCCTGGATACAAGATATGGTCTGAAGAGATGGCAGATCGGAGAGATTGCCTCCAAGATAGGCCAACTGTACTACCATTACTA CCTCCGGACCAGTGAGACCAACTATCTCCACGAGTCGTTCTCCTTCTACTCCGCCATCCGCATGCGAGCCTACTACTCCAAGGCCAACAAGGAAGACAA GCCGGATCTGATGGTGAAGAAGCTGAGATACTACGCCAGGTTCATCGTGGTCTGTCTGTTACTCAACAAAACCCACCTGGTCAGGGACCTGGTCAGG GAGTTGTCCAAGCAAATCCAAGACTACGGGAGCACCTACGACCCAGGTGACCAGCTGGAGTGGTCACTGGTACTGGGGGAGGTCCAGGCTTTTCTGGATGCCGAGCCGCTGGTAATCCTGGACACGGAGTCGTCCCCCGTCACAATATCCCAGCGCCTGCAGAAGGACACCGTGCCGCCACTGGAACCAGGCACTGAAGTCAGACTCACTCTACAGGAGGTCATCATCGTGGGCAACAGGAAGGACCAG GTGAAGTTTAGTGAGCTGACAGTGGACATGTTCAGGATGCTGCAGACATTGGAGCGGGAGCCAGAGGGCCTGGATGCAACAGAGCAGGCAGCTAACGGTGCTCAGATGGAGAAGGAAGGGGAAACAGTggag AGTGAAGACAACATAGCGGGGAAGAGAGAGAACCCTCACAAGTACCTTCTGTACAAACCCACCTTCAGCCAACTCTACACCTTCCTGGCTTCAGGATTCAAG GAGCTGCCCCCAGATGGAGTCATGTTGGTGTACCTGTCCTCAACTGGGTCTACAGGGTGTTCTAAACCAGAGGATGAAG GTGCGTATGACTTCGGCGGGGTCCTGACCAACAGCAGGAAGGAGGGGGAGGAGCTCATGAAGAAGTCCAAGCTGCTGAAGGACATGCACTG tCTCCACCCGGGTGACCTGTACCCCTTCACAAGGAAGCCTCTGTTCCTGGTGGTGGACAGTGAGAACAGTGAGGTGTTCAAG AACATGCCCAACCTGTTTGGCCAGCCCCGGGTATGTCTTCTGTCTCCTATTGTCGTTCCCGCAGAGGTTGTAG ATGAAATAGCCAAGGGTAGCCTGTTTACCCTGTTCCTGCACTGCCCCCTGACCGGCCTCCTCACCATCTGTAAGCTGTCGGACATTCCCATTGCATCCTGGGAGCGTGCCCAGAGGCAGGTGGGAAGGATCCTGGAGGAGATCGCCAGACTGATGATGGGATGCAGGAACGTGG ATGGGATGTACCACCAGTTCTATGGAGATGAGTTCCTCCGGCTGCTGTTGCTGCGGTTTGTGTTCTGTTACTGCGTCTTCAGACTGCACAGGGCCTTCAAG GGCCCGGCATACTACCCCCAGTGCCACCCCGAGCTGCCGAAGAACGAGGTTCTGGAGGCGCTGACGGTGCAGAAACAGCTGCTGGACCTGGCCTCCACCCTGGACATCAGAGCCATGTTCTACGAGATAGACGAGTCTCTAGAGTAA